In Capsicum annuum cultivar UCD-10X-F1 chromosome 11, UCD10Xv1.1, whole genome shotgun sequence, one genomic interval encodes:
- the LOC124888928 gene encoding uncharacterized protein LOC124888928 — protein MEDHILTARFSSYIVEIWGNQHKVDTSYHLQTSGQVKVSNKEINSILDKTINENRSDWSRKLDDALWEYGKAFKMPIEMSPYHLAFGKACHLPVELEHKSYWALTRLNLSWKEACNLRLDLLNETDEFHLHAYERADLYKERMTKYRN, from the coding sequence atggaggatcacattCTTACAGCAAGATTTTCAAGCTATATTGTTGAAATATGGGGTAATCAACACAAGGTAGACACATCTTATCACCtgcaaactagtgggcaagtgaaAGTATCAAACAAGGAGATAAATTCTATCTTAGACAAGACCATAAATGAAAATAGAAGTGATTGGTCAAGGAAACTTGATGATGCCCTTTGGGAATACGGGAAAGCCTTCAAAATGCCCATAGAAATGTCTCCTTATCATCTTGCTTTTGGTAAAGCTTGTCATCTACCAGTTGAACTTGAACATAAATCATATTGGGCACTCACGAGGTTGAACTTGAGTTGGAAAGAGGCATGCAACTTGAGATTAGATCTACTAAATGAGACGGATGAGTTCCATCtccatgcatatgaaagagctgatctatacaaggaaagaatgaCGAAGTATCGCAACTAA